A single Gammaproteobacteria bacterium DNA region contains:
- a CDS encoding methyl-accepting chemotaxis protein: MKAFSTNNKSLRLTSALFILQLAILGSMTLLFYAHWTSTGTLATPASDSTAPWAAPVALFIALTSFLLSLPLLRLLHKSMLEHAQAEQRSKQENTALSNAVVNLLHGVAKLSQKDLTVRMDITEDATAPIADSLNLLAEEISRVLLEVSQVSNDISHFCNLVKTHSDIVIGLANQERDEVDRANAELTEAADVMGKIADLAKSCGTAADAAKDTTVKAKETVVSTVEGINSIREIIRETEKRIKRLGERSQEITSVVSLINSIAERTHILALNASIHAASTGEAGRGFVVIADEVQRLAENAREATGQISSLVNNIQTETSETVTIMNNVISEVVSGTRLAEQAGVRMEETLRRTYELVNMVQQIAAQSDEQAKTTSLITDRAKAIKASTQKTNEELQEQSLYADKLVQYTSDLVKAVGVFKLPDSAPG, translated from the coding sequence ATGAAGGCATTTTCGACGAACAACAAATCCTTGCGACTGACGAGCGCACTGTTCATCCTGCAACTGGCCATCCTTGGCAGCATGACATTGCTGTTTTACGCTCACTGGACCTCAACGGGGACACTGGCAACTCCCGCGTCAGATTCGACCGCGCCGTGGGCTGCGCCGGTGGCCCTGTTCATCGCCCTGACCTCCTTCCTGCTGTCGCTACCCTTGTTGCGATTACTTCACAAATCCATGCTGGAACACGCACAGGCCGAGCAACGTTCCAAACAGGAAAACACCGCCCTGAGCAATGCGGTCGTCAATCTGCTCCACGGCGTGGCGAAATTGAGCCAGAAGGACCTCACCGTGCGCATGGACATCACCGAAGACGCCACGGCGCCCATAGCCGATTCCCTGAATCTGCTCGCCGAGGAGATTTCCAGGGTGTTGCTGGAGGTGAGTCAGGTTTCCAACGATATTTCCCATTTTTGCAATCTGGTCAAGACCCATTCGGACATCGTGATCGGCCTCGCCAACCAGGAACGGGACGAGGTGGATCGCGCCAACGCCGAATTGACCGAGGCGGCCGATGTCATGGGCAAGATTGCCGATCTGGCCAAAAGCTGCGGCACCGCCGCCGATGCTGCCAAGGATACGACCGTCAAGGCCAAGGAAACCGTGGTCAGCACCGTGGAGGGCATCAACAGCATCCGTGAAATCATCCGTGAGACCGAGAAACGCATCAAACGACTGGGCGAACGTTCGCAGGAGATCACAAGCGTCGTCAGCCTCATCAACAGCATCGCCGAGCGCACCCATATCCTGGCACTGAACGCCAGCATCCATGCCGCCTCGACCGGCGAGGCGGGACGCGGCTTCGTGGTGATCGCCGATGAAGTTCAGCGTCTGGCTGAAAACGCGAGAGAGGCAACGGGCCAGATCTCCTCGCTGGTCAACAACATTCAGACGGAAACCTCCGAGACAGTCACCATCATGAACAACGTCATCAGCGAGGTCGTATCCGGCACCCGACTGGCCGAGCAGGCGGGCGTGCGGATGGAGGAGACCCTGCGCCGCACCTATGAACTGGTCAACATGGTGCAGCAAATCGCGGCGCAATCCGACGAGCAGGCCAAAACCACGAGCCTCATCACCGATCGCGCCAAGGCCATCAAGGCCAGCACCCAGAAAACGAATGAAGAATTGCAGGAACAGTCCCTGTACGCCGACAAACTGGTGCAATACACCTCCGATCTGGTCAAGGCGGTGGGGGTGTTCAAATTACCTGATTCGGCTCCGGGCTGA
- a CDS encoding protein kinase, producing MKYLIVDDCAHTRWLLKKRLLQKWPDAEIEEYDPALSGLPGPQYPWSRHDIVLLDYDLGLDAETGIDLLVRIKDSARPPIVIMITGMGNENVAVKAIRKGADDYLVKNDVATDRLFDMISDAVRAREAIDHTEGDMEDVRRELGDWNIPGYRCLAVVSKGFTTTTLRAERLSDHKPVILKVLQIQDNPGNRTAIKRFSQEIEILSNLHHPHVIEILDHGVIPNQIYYYATEYIHLGDLARSIERGEVTTAKALDYIFQIIDGLKALHERNIVHRDIKPSNILFKDRETLVIADLGIAKNLSAPETLTIMGDILGTPYYISPEQINNKPVDQRTDIYSLGVMLYELLTGTVPYPGNSLFAVVYQHNHEPVPKLPTALTCYQPVLERMLAKSPEQRYANLDEVMDALAAAQTLKAASR from the coding sequence ATGAAATACCTGATCGTCGACGATTGTGCCCATACGCGCTGGCTGCTGAAAAAGCGGCTGTTGCAGAAGTGGCCCGACGCCGAAATAGAGGAATACGATCCCGCCCTCTCCGGACTGCCCGGTCCTCAATATCCATGGAGCCGGCATGACATCGTGCTCCTGGATTACGATCTCGGTCTGGATGCGGAAACGGGCATTGACCTGCTCGTGAGAATCAAGGACAGCGCCCGCCCGCCCATCGTCATCATGATCACCGGCATGGGCAACGAAAACGTTGCGGTCAAGGCCATCCGCAAGGGCGCGGACGACTATCTGGTGAAAAATGACGTGGCCACCGATCGGCTGTTCGACATGATCAGCGACGCGGTGCGTGCCCGCGAGGCCATCGATCACACGGAAGGCGACATGGAAGATGTCCGCCGCGAACTGGGTGACTGGAATATCCCCGGTTACCGCTGCCTCGCCGTCGTATCCAAAGGCTTCACCACCACCACTCTGCGCGCGGAACGTTTATCCGATCACAAACCGGTCATACTCAAGGTCCTCCAAATTCAGGACAATCCCGGAAACAGGACGGCGATCAAACGCTTCTCACAAGAGATAGAAATTCTCTCCAACCTGCATCATCCGCACGTCATCGAAATACTGGATCACGGCGTCATCCCAAACCAGATTTATTATTACGCGACCGAATACATACACCTGGGCGACCTGGCGCGAAGCATCGAACGCGGCGAAGTGACCACGGCCAAGGCGCTGGATTACATCTTCCAGATTATCGACGGCCTCAAGGCCCTGCACGAGAGGAATATAGTTCACCGGGACATCAAGCCGAGCAACATCCTGTTCAAGGATCGAGAGACATTGGTGATTGCCGATCTGGGCATCGCCAAAAACTTATCAGCCCCGGAAACACTGACCATCATGGGAGATATCCTGGGCACTCCCTATTACATCAGTCCCGAACAGATCAACAACAAACCGGTGGATCAACGCACCGACATTTACAGCCTGGGCGTCATGTTGTACGAATTATTGACAGGCACGGTCCCCTACCCCGGCAATTCGCTGTTTGCCGTGGTTTATCAGCACAACCACGAGCCCGTGCCGAAACTTCCCACGGCGCTGACCTGCTATCAGCCGGTGCTCGAGCGGATGCTGGCCAAATCGCCGGAACAGCGCTATGCGAACCTGGACGAAGTGATGGATGCGCTCGCCGCTGCACAAACGTTAAAAGCGGCATCGCGTTGA
- a CDS encoding GGDEF domain-containing protein — translation MAASYLSILKTACILVLLLGSVMHGYCLVVVRRLAQGLPTGRIRNKLILLEILIAGFALLYFVFALFGTSVADLELIVTVSIPLALMAGFVLLTCGIIQRTVGALLRVELAESQRIIDNEMGIYNRYYFKLRLREEYNLAHRHRLIFSVLLLAVDYLERVNYSYGRVYGGKLLSRLGELVKESVWQTDIVARYSGEEVAILLPHTGIAGAKVAAEKLRKRVEEKTFYLDDDHKINRVMIACTISIGIAVFTQDMKHMNQIMENADVALFKARDKGRNQVAIYGE, via the coding sequence ATGGCCGCTTCATACCTGTCCATCCTCAAGACCGCCTGTATCCTGGTATTGTTGCTGGGCTCGGTCATGCATGGATATTGCCTCGTCGTGGTTCGGAGGCTCGCCCAAGGGCTGCCCACGGGCCGGATCAGAAACAAGCTGATTCTGCTCGAGATATTAATCGCCGGCTTCGCCTTGCTGTATTTCGTTTTTGCGCTGTTTGGCACCAGCGTGGCTGATCTCGAATTGATTGTGACGGTCTCCATTCCCCTGGCATTGATGGCGGGCTTCGTGCTGCTGACCTGCGGAATCATTCAGCGCACCGTGGGGGCGTTGCTCCGGGTTGAGTTGGCCGAGTCGCAGAGAATCATTGATAATGAAATGGGGATTTACAATCGATACTACTTCAAGCTCCGCCTGCGGGAGGAATACAATCTGGCGCACAGGCACCGATTGATTTTCTCCGTCCTGCTGCTCGCCGTGGATTACCTGGAACGCGTCAACTATTCCTACGGCCGCGTCTATGGCGGTAAATTACTTTCCAGGCTTGGCGAACTGGTCAAAGAGTCGGTGTGGCAAACGGACATCGTGGCCCGCTACAGCGGAGAGGAAGTGGCCATCCTCCTGCCGCATACCGGCATTGCCGGGGCCAAGGTTGCCGCGGAGAAGCTGAGGAAGCGGGTTGAGGAAAAGACCTTCTATCTTGATGACGATCATAAAATCAACCGGGTCATGATCGCCTGCACCATCAGCATAGGCATCGCGGTATTTACTCAAGACATGAAGCACATGAATCAGATCATGGAGAATGCCGACGTGGCGTTGTTCAAGGCCAGGGACAAGGGTAGAAATCAGGTGGCCATCTATGGCGAGTGA
- a CDS encoding chemotaxis protein CheW produces MNATDCRAWLLPIAPEAYVAVGEGEIAHILSGWLSLHPVPRSPRWCHDVFLWQRQVVPLFDLGILVRHESAVSVAGGQVIMIVAYAAATGDVRFGGLRLGGLPFSRKVTDDQICDYPSNYDGWEHIAISCFTDPSHGPVPVLDLARLFDGSVAVTGRE; encoded by the coding sequence ATGAATGCGACCGACTGCCGGGCCTGGCTGTTGCCGATCGCACCAGAGGCATACGTGGCCGTGGGCGAAGGCGAAATCGCCCACATCCTTTCCGGATGGCTGAGTCTCCACCCGGTGCCGCGCAGCCCGCGCTGGTGCCATGACGTATTTCTCTGGCAGAGGCAGGTGGTGCCATTGTTCGATCTCGGCATCCTGGTGCGGCACGAATCCGCTGTCAGCGTTGCCGGCGGGCAGGTCATCATGATCGTGGCCTATGCGGCGGCGACTGGTGATGTGCGTTTTGGCGGGCTCAGGCTCGGGGGATTGCCCTTCAGCCGGAAAGTCACCGACGATCAGATTTGCGACTACCCGTCCAATTACGACGGCTGGGAACATATCGCCATCTCCTGCTTTACCGATCCCAGCCACGGCCCGGTGCCGGTTCTGGATCTGGCGCGCTTATTCGATGGCAGTGTGGCGGTCACCGGCCGGGAATAA
- a CDS encoding response regulator, with the protein MAQDTFTIASIGFDDQEQNVLLSLVTLAKNRLPRFILFDTSPDKNKKPPNVLIVNADKPEAVQRWHTYIKLNENKNIISSVMVCNEPPPANPAEKTRYIKKPLAATRLLTVLEELVIAEHGYVAPSAIAGEITTAGGAAVVPAAEGASHIAALVVDDSLPVRIQMKKALHNIAGRVDFAETGEEAEKLIRDNTYDIVFLDVILPGVDGYDICKMIKKDPQKSKTPVIMLTSNSSPADRIKGKMAGCDTYLIKPVNQDIFKEVIHEYLELD; encoded by the coding sequence ATGGCGCAGGATACTTTTACCATCGCTTCCATTGGATTCGATGATCAGGAACAAAATGTTCTCCTGTCACTGGTGACGCTGGCCAAAAACCGGCTACCCAGATTTATCCTCTTCGATACCAGCCCGGACAAAAACAAGAAGCCGCCGAATGTGCTGATCGTCAATGCCGACAAACCGGAAGCCGTACAACGCTGGCACACCTATATTAAATTGAATGAAAACAAAAACATCATCTCCAGCGTGATGGTGTGCAACGAGCCCCCGCCCGCCAATCCCGCCGAGAAAACCCGTTATATCAAAAAACCGCTGGCCGCCACACGACTGCTGACGGTGTTGGAGGAACTGGTGATCGCCGAACATGGCTATGTCGCGCCTTCCGCCATTGCCGGAGAGATCACCACGGCAGGAGGCGCGGCAGTCGTGCCCGCCGCGGAGGGCGCCAGCCACATTGCCGCCCTAGTGGTGGACGACAGCCTGCCTGTTCGCATACAGATGAAAAAGGCCCTCCACAACATCGCCGGACGGGTGGACTTCGCCGAAACCGGCGAGGAGGCGGAAAAGCTGATCCGCGACAATACCTACGACATCGTGTTTCTGGATGTGATCCTGCCCGGCGTCGACGGCTACGACATCTGCAAAATGATTAAAAAGGACCCGCAAAAAAGCAAAACCCCGGTCATCATGCTGACGAGCAATTCCTCTCCCGCGGACCGCATCAAGGGAAAAATGGCCGGCTGCGATACCTATCTCATCAAACCGGTGAATCAGGACATCTTCAAGGAAGTCATCCATGAATACCTTGAACTGGATTAA
- a CDS encoding EAL domain-containing protein: MDTNTAAATGPGSVLVIDDDETFHLLLKAFFIKLFPKTQIDFYNSLEHGEPPPDFAWGKYGLLVMDYDLGNGQNGLDWLRKYKKSGQFPATIMLTAHGNEELAVDAMRFGAQDYINKSKLSLERLAQAVNTALDKREKQTQLSNTMNLQSKIFNRVHFYKKIKDVIEHQAKDRHAFLLQIQINQYKEIYEKHGLLFTDGYIAEVTDVIAELLTNNKLAFNIVRMGDALIACLIHDAEDDQAGTKIAQGICEQFKQPLRVDEKSTIKSSVSIGIKAVDQTQDVDTLLVEVDRACQSAAQEKDGAFRVYAADLPAAPAAVAAPPARKAPGVQSAAPKAVSTPATVSKTRQASPTPPAAPAAPIKPSVNLAEIIKLNSIQPYYQPYIALSETAGTFKASYFQMQLNLVNKDGQMFKAQALKDMEITGGSPGTLDLWVTRHALAQLLEIDKNKNDRKCGLFIRLFEESLADDKLYNWMQDLIKKAGNPAIASTLVFELHPPEFMLHKKTVMRFINQMRDTWGISFALFDVVNTTVLDTCVKQGGFEFVKFIMDEKNTENIAKISAHAREAGVLTVIENISNAQELNTAIQMNFDYGQGDFIQPPLDRLAFANDVISM; this comes from the coding sequence ATGGACACAAATACGGCCGCCGCGACCGGCCCGGGGTCAGTGCTTGTCATCGATGATGATGAAACCTTTCATCTGTTGCTCAAGGCGTTTTTCATCAAACTTTTCCCGAAAACCCAGATCGATTTCTACAACTCGCTGGAGCATGGCGAGCCGCCGCCTGATTTCGCCTGGGGCAAATACGGTCTTTTGGTCATGGATTACGATTTGGGCAACGGCCAGAACGGACTCGACTGGCTGCGCAAGTATAAAAAGAGCGGCCAATTCCCCGCCACCATCATGCTGACCGCGCATGGCAATGAAGAACTGGCGGTGGACGCCATGCGCTTCGGCGCCCAGGACTACATCAACAAGTCCAAGTTGTCCCTCGAACGGCTGGCACAGGCGGTCAATACCGCGCTCGACAAGCGGGAAAAACAGACTCAATTGTCGAACACAATGAATCTGCAGAGCAAAATATTCAACAGGGTTCATTTCTACAAAAAGATAAAAGATGTCATCGAGCACCAGGCCAAGGACAGGCATGCCTTTTTATTGCAGATCCAGATCAACCAGTACAAGGAGATTTACGAGAAACATGGATTGTTGTTCACCGACGGCTACATCGCCGAGGTCACGGACGTCATCGCCGAATTGCTCACCAACAACAAACTGGCCTTCAATATCGTGCGCATGGGCGACGCCTTGATCGCCTGTCTCATCCACGATGCCGAGGACGATCAGGCGGGGACGAAAATTGCGCAGGGCATCTGCGAGCAATTCAAGCAGCCTTTGCGGGTGGATGAGAAATCCACGATAAAATCTTCGGTCAGCATCGGCATCAAGGCGGTGGATCAGACACAGGACGTCGATACCCTGCTAGTGGAGGTGGATCGGGCCTGTCAGTCCGCCGCGCAAGAGAAAGACGGCGCATTCCGCGTGTACGCAGCCGATCTGCCTGCTGCGCCGGCCGCTGTGGCGGCTCCACCGGCACGCAAAGCGCCCGGGGTGCAGTCCGCCGCGCCGAAAGCGGTTTCCACGCCGGCAACCGTGTCAAAGACACGGCAGGCATCGCCGACGCCGCCCGCCGCGCCTGCGGCCCCGATCAAACCCTCCGTGAATCTGGCGGAGATCATCAAGCTGAACAGCATCCAGCCCTACTATCAGCCATATATTGCCCTGTCTGAAACCGCCGGGACCTTCAAGGCGAGCTATTTCCAGATGCAGCTGAATCTGGTCAACAAGGACGGCCAGATGTTCAAGGCGCAGGCGCTGAAAGATATGGAAATCACCGGCGGCAGTCCGGGCACGCTGGATTTGTGGGTCACGCGCCACGCCCTGGCCCAGCTTCTGGAGATTGACAAGAATAAAAACGACCGAAAGTGCGGTCTGTTCATCCGTCTGTTTGAGGAATCACTCGCCGACGACAAACTCTACAACTGGATGCAGGATTTGATTAAAAAGGCCGGCAATCCAGCCATCGCCTCCACGCTGGTCTTCGAGCTTCATCCGCCGGAGTTCATGCTGCACAAGAAAACCGTGATGCGGTTCATTAATCAGATGCGCGATACCTGGGGAATCAGCTTTGCGCTGTTCGACGTCGTCAACACCACGGTGCTCGATACCTGCGTCAAGCAGGGTGGGTTTGAATTCGTCAAATTCATCATGGACGAAAAGAACACGGAGAACATCGCCAAGATCAGCGCCCACGCGCGCGAGGCCGGCGTACTCACGGTCATCGAAAACATCAGCAACGCCCAGGAGCTGAATACCGCCATACAGATGAATTTTGATTATGGGCAGGGGGATTTCATTCAACCACCGCTGGATCGACTGGCCTTCGCCAACGACGTCATCTCGATGTGA
- a CDS encoding chemotaxis protein CheW gives MMPPTAALSRFTLDRRRLVEREIKSETIRYGFAVATLSFLLKSGEKVEVIDAIPACPIPNTPQWFAGMINVRGNLLPVFDLKLLLDLELTTPSRWIMIFGQGSAAAGIHIDTLPTAVHTGEPITPPPAVPELLRACTTHSYREGETHWIEVSFEAFFAQLRTKF, from the coding sequence ATGATGCCGCCCACCGCCGCACTGAGCCGATTCACGCTGGACCGGCGCAGGCTGGTCGAGCGTGAGATCAAAAGTGAAACAATCCGCTATGGTTTCGCGGTCGCCACGCTGTCCTTCCTGCTCAAGTCGGGAGAAAAAGTTGAAGTCATCGATGCCATCCCGGCCTGCCCCATTCCCAATACCCCACAGTGGTTTGCGGGAATGATCAATGTGCGAGGCAATCTGCTGCCGGTGTTCGATCTCAAATTACTGCTTGATTTGGAACTCACGACACCGTCCAGATGGATCATGATTTTCGGTCAGGGCAGTGCCGCCGCCGGGATCCATATTGACACTCTCCCCACGGCCGTACACACCGGGGAGCCGATCACGCCCCCCCCCGCCGTGCCGGAATTGTTGCGCGCGTGCACAACCCACTCCTACCGGGAAGGCGAGACGCATTGGATCGAAGTGTCGTTCGAAGCTTTTTTCGCGCAATTGCGCACAAAATTCTGA
- a CDS encoding response regulator, with product MTDLPESLILQLDRLAAVFQGKAGWRERLQSFCTGLEMAGSEAAMAGFAGLLDLCLIFKDCLEARQSSGTALKKADWEAMARWPQVLRDYLEAPTVGGRKEALLQIVSHPGWGASLKSDDVAMLKGLLDVQPASSRNQPSTELDLTVLEQTQEDTPVVEAAPAQEKARIHIHDGLPPQIRELYEVMASEMLNIRDSTATVMNQLRGEDVDAGAISQSLQDLAASLQLYGDAVGSVDMKGLGEIVALARANLQSIDSHDAAPAGALINLLYEWTDAVLAHLQNPADPVQFDRLIQCIRDPRWPQPADEVRARAITALHQAQNPGAAGEEKSQQPRLATAADVSIALQSDVDHDLLDAMLQELPAQTEALSAALQRLSNGGTQEDILAAKRIAHTLKGAGNTVGIRGIATLTHHLEDILLALHKHETLPSPRIAGILMNAADCLSAMSESLLGHGDPPADAQETLQAIFDMVSLIEREGIAALASVEATPTPVTGTTTVPAANDKVQLEKIPEERETAPVLRVPSDFVDALLRQVGESKIMTGRIHNSIQEALHQLKDMQDYFDQLRQVGGKVEELTDIKNLNQIQPLAGGSRHDTLEMEQYSELYSHSKRLTEIAMDAIEVGQAISTKLAKLRELLAVQARFNNETEENVIRVKMLPADTHVQRLQRCVRQAAKLAGKQVELHLEGGDTLMDSETLNALLDPIMHLLRNAVDHGIESADERAAQGKPPAGHVHLKFSREGNHVLVQCRDDGGGLDLDAIRRKAIDQGLLKEGEMIDEGELKQFILRPNFSTKEKVTQLSGRGIGMDAVYVSIMDMSGTLSIESENHKGCTVHIRLPQTTVSIFGLQVRMGPRMLVIANRDIAQIVHHENGKLRNIDERWVFRTGKQEYPATAVENLLNTSYERRAADRHPRTAILFDTDTGRQAVMVDRIVSSSDFVVKGLGDYIPKIPGIAGITLLSDGTLTPVVNVGELLRRPLSHAASTMRHTRSDFHPAKLPTALVVDDSLSARRSLVHFMQDAGFEVRQARDGIEAMDLITAHVPDIVLSDLEMPRMNGLELVGHLRASVSTAHLPFIMITSRAVAKHQQEALAAGANLYLTKPYSEDQLLEEIRRLQALPATRESA from the coding sequence ATGACCGACCTGCCCGAATCACTGATCCTGCAGCTCGACCGGCTGGCGGCAGTGTTCCAGGGCAAAGCCGGCTGGCGCGAGCGCCTGCAATCGTTCTGCACGGGCCTGGAGATGGCGGGCAGCGAAGCGGCCATGGCGGGTTTCGCGGGTCTGCTCGACCTCTGCCTGATCTTCAAAGACTGTCTGGAGGCCAGGCAATCCTCCGGCACCGCGCTGAAGAAAGCGGATTGGGAGGCGATGGCTCGTTGGCCGCAGGTCTTGCGTGATTACCTCGAAGCGCCGACCGTCGGCGGGCGCAAGGAAGCCCTGCTTCAAATCGTCAGCCATCCCGGCTGGGGCGCCTCCCTCAAATCAGACGATGTGGCGATGTTGAAGGGATTGCTGGACGTACAGCCCGCTTCAAGCCGCAACCAACCGAGCACGGAGCTCGATCTCACCGTTCTGGAGCAGACGCAGGAAGACACGCCGGTGGTGGAAGCCGCGCCTGCGCAAGAAAAAGCCCGAATCCATATCCACGACGGTCTGCCGCCGCAAATCCGGGAACTCTACGAGGTCATGGCCTCCGAGATGCTCAACATCCGTGACTCCACGGCAACCGTCATGAACCAGCTGCGCGGCGAGGATGTGGACGCAGGGGCCATAAGCCAGTCCCTGCAGGACCTGGCCGCGTCGCTGCAATTGTACGGCGATGCGGTCGGCAGCGTGGACATGAAGGGCCTGGGCGAAATAGTGGCATTGGCGCGGGCGAACCTTCAGTCCATCGACAGTCACGATGCCGCGCCAGCCGGCGCCTTGATCAATCTGTTGTACGAATGGACGGACGCGGTCCTTGCACATTTGCAGAATCCCGCCGATCCGGTGCAGTTCGACCGGCTCATCCAATGCATTCGCGATCCGCGCTGGCCACAGCCGGCGGATGAGGTCCGGGCGCGCGCCATCACCGCGCTCCATCAGGCCCAGAATCCGGGTGCTGCCGGGGAAGAGAAATCTCAGCAACCACGACTTGCCACGGCGGCGGATGTGTCCATCGCCTTGCAGAGCGATGTGGATCATGATCTTCTGGACGCCATGTTGCAGGAGCTTCCTGCGCAAACCGAAGCCTTGTCCGCCGCGCTGCAACGGCTGAGCAACGGCGGCACGCAGGAGGACATCCTCGCGGCCAAACGCATCGCCCACACGCTCAAGGGCGCGGGCAACACCGTGGGCATACGCGGCATCGCCACCCTGACCCATCATCTGGAGGACATTCTCCTCGCCCTCCACAAGCACGAGACCCTGCCATCCCCGCGCATCGCCGGGATACTGATGAATGCCGCCGACTGTCTGTCCGCGATGAGCGAGTCCCTGCTGGGCCACGGTGATCCGCCGGCGGATGCGCAAGAGACCCTGCAGGCCATTTTCGACATGGTGAGCCTCATCGAACGGGAGGGCATTGCCGCCCTGGCCTCCGTGGAGGCCACGCCCACGCCTGTCACAGGAACCACCACGGTGCCCGCCGCGAACGACAAAGTCCAACTGGAAAAAATCCCGGAGGAGCGCGAGACGGCGCCCGTGCTGCGGGTGCCGTCGGATTTCGTGGATGCCCTGTTGCGGCAGGTCGGCGAATCGAAAATCATGACCGGCCGGATCCACAATTCCATCCAGGAGGCCCTGCACCAGTTGAAGGACATGCAGGACTATTTTGACCAGCTCCGGCAGGTGGGCGGCAAGGTTGAGGAACTGACCGACATCAAGAATTTGAATCAGATCCAGCCCCTCGCCGGCGGCAGCCGCCACGACACGCTGGAGATGGAGCAATACAGCGAACTGTACTCCCACAGCAAGCGGTTGACGGAGATCGCCATGGATGCCATCGAGGTCGGCCAGGCCATCTCCACGAAGCTGGCCAAGCTGCGGGAATTGCTGGCCGTGCAGGCGCGTTTCAACAACGAAACCGAGGAAAATGTCATCCGGGTCAAGATGCTGCCCGCGGACACCCATGTCCAGCGCCTGCAGCGCTGCGTGCGGCAGGCCGCGAAACTCGCCGGCAAACAGGTGGAGTTGCATCTTGAGGGTGGCGACACCCTCATGGACAGCGAAACGCTGAACGCCCTGCTCGACCCCATCATGCACCTGCTGCGCAATGCCGTGGATCACGGCATCGAATCCGCGGATGAACGCGCGGCCCAGGGCAAGCCCCCCGCCGGCCATGTCCATCTGAAATTCTCGCGAGAAGGCAACCATGTGCTGGTGCAGTGCCGGGATGACGGCGGTGGACTGGATCTGGACGCGATCCGTCGCAAGGCAATCGATCAGGGACTGTTGAAGGAAGGCGAAATGATCGATGAGGGGGAACTCAAGCAGTTCATCCTGCGGCCGAATTTCTCCACCAAGGAAAAAGTGACTCAGCTCTCGGGCCGCGGCATCGGGATGGATGCGGTCTATGTGAGCATCATGGACATGTCGGGAACACTCAGCATTGAGAGCGAGAACCACAAGGGATGCACTGTGCATATCCGGCTGCCGCAAACCACCGTATCAATCTTCGGCCTCCAAGTCAGGATGGGCCCACGAATGCTGGTCATCGCCAATCGTGACATCGCCCAGATCGTGCATCATGAAAACGGAAAACTGCGCAATATCGACGAACGCTGGGTGTTCCGCACCGGTAAGCAGGAATACCCGGCCACAGCCGTCGAAAATCTTCTGAACACGAGTTACGAACGACGCGCGGCGGACCGGCATCCGCGCACGGCGATCCTTTTCGACACCGACACGGGCCGCCAGGCCGTGATGGTGGACCGGATCGTGTCCAGCAGCGATTTTGTCGTCAAAGGTCTGGGTGACTACATTCCCAAGATACCCGGTATCGCCGGCATCACCCTGCTCAGCGACGGGACTCTCACCCCGGTCGTGAATGTCGGCGAACTGCTGCGGCGTCCCCTGTCCCACGCTGCCTCCACAATGCGCCACACCCGCTCCGATTTTCATCCCGCGAAACTTCCCACCGCACTGGTGGTGGACGATTCGCTGAGCGCGCGAAGGTCACTCGTCCATTTCATGCAGGACGCCGGTTTCGAAGTGCGCCAGGCCAGGGATGGAATCGAAGCGATGGATCTCATCACGGCCCATGTGCCCGACATCGTTTTGTCCGATTTGGAAATGCCGAGAATGAATGGATTGGAACTGGTGGGACACCTGCGCGCCAGTGTAAGCACCGCGCACCTTCCCTTCATCATGATCACCTCCCGCGCCGTGGCCAAACACCAGCAGGAGGCACTGGCTGCCGGCGCAAATCTATATCTCACCAAGCCCTATTCCGAGGATCAACTCCTGGAGGAAATCCGGCGTCTCCAGGCGCTTCCAGCCACCAGGGAATCCGCATGA